The following DNA comes from Methanothrix sp..
GGTCCTGGACAGGATCATGGACATGGGAGGAGAGTTTGAGATCAAGACCTTCCGGATAGGCGAGAAGAAGAACGATACCAGCTATGTTCAGATCACAGTAACCGGGGAGGATTCCCTCCACCTGGAACGGATACTCCTGGAGCTGAACGCCCTGGGAGCACGCCTCCTGGAGATGGAGGATGTCAGGTCCCAGATAGCTCCTGGAGATATGGTGGTGCCGCGGGGATTTTACACCACCACCAATCACCCCACCTATGTGCGCTATCATGGGATATGGGTGGAGGTGGAGGCAAACCATATGGATGGTATCATCGTCCTGCATAATGGCAGGGCGGTATGCACTCCCATCGGCCATATCAAGAAGGGGGATCGGGTGGTGATCGGAACCACAGGGGTCAAGGTGGTCCCTCCCGAACGCCCGAGGGAGAGGAGCTTCTTTGGATTCATGTCCAATGAGGTCTCCTCAGAGAGGCCCAGCGGAGAGCTAATCTGCCAGCTGGCCCAGGAGATCATCCGCACCAAAAGAGAGGGGGGCAAGATAGCCGTGGTCTGCGGGCCGGCACTGGTTCACACTGGCGCTGCCCCCTCCCTGGCCAAGCTCATTCGGGAGGGATATGTGGATGTCCTCCTGGCGGGCAATGCAGTCGCAGTACATGATGTCGAGCGCCAGCTCTTTGGCACCAGCCTGGGAATGGACTGCTCGGGAAATGCCACATCCGGCGGACACAGAAACCATCTGTACGCCATAAGCGAGATCATGGCCAGCGGCTCCATCAAGAAGGCCATAGAGGAGGGCAAGCTGAAGGGGGGGATAATGTATGAGGCGATCACCAGAGGCATCGAGTTCGTCCTGGCTGGCTCCATTCGCGATGACGGCCCCCTCCCCGAGGTCATCACTGATACCATCAAGGCCAAGGATGCCATGGAGAGGGCTTTGCAGGGGGTGAATATGACCTTGATGCTGGGCACAATGCTCCATTCCATCGCAGTGGGCAACCTCCTGCCCTCATATGTCAAGACCATCTGCGTGGACATCAATCCCTCCACAGTGACCAAGCTGATGGACAGGGGATCAGCTCAGGCCATAGGTCTTGTGACCGACATCGGGATATTCCTGCCCCAGCTGACCGGGGAGATCCAGGAGCAGAAAAAGCTGGCTGTGCAGGCAGTCTGATTGAAGCTGCCTGACTGGATCGCAAATCTTTTATCTGCATATGCCCCTGTTAGAGGAGTCCCAGGAGCCGCCGTGGCTTAGCCCGGTTAAAGCGGCTGATTCGTAAGACAGTCCGAAAGATCAGCAGTCCATGGGTTCGAATCCCATCGGCGGCTTTCTATTTTTAAGAATCCTGCCCCATTGATGGCAGTTTATAAGTGGTATATAACCAGCTTATAAGCAGTTTATATATCTTAAATACTCATGTATATATACCACCAGCCTGTAAGGTATAGAATGGAGATACTTGAGTATGGAGTCCACAATAAATATAGAGAACGTGGTGGCATCCACCAAGCTGGCAGAGGTGTTTGATCTTCATAAGATCGAGGCCGAGCTGGAGGGCGCGGAATACAATAAGGAGAAGTTTCCGGGCCTGGTATACCGGGTGAAATCCCCCAGAGCTGCTTTTCTGATATTCACCTCTGGAAAGGTGGTATGCACCGGGGCCAAGAACGTTGAGGACGTCCGCACAGTGATAACCAATATGGCCCAGACCCTCAAGTCCATCGGCTTCGAGAATATCGATCTGGAGCCTGAGATCCACGTTCAGAATATTGTGGCATCTGCCGATCTGAAGACCGACCTGAACCTGAATGCCATCGCCCTCGGCCTGGGTCTGGAGAACATCGAGTACGAGCCAGAGCAGTTTCCCGGCCTGGTCTACAGGATCAAGGCTCCAAAGGTGGTGGTGCTCATATTCAGCTCCGGTAAGCTGGTGGTCACTGGTGGCAAGTCGCCAGAGGAGTGCGAAGAGGGAGTGAAGATCGTAAGGGAGCAGCTGGAGAATATGGGGCTGCTTTAGCCCTCATATTGAACCGCCATTCCCCTTTTCATCCTCCCGACCATGATAATTAGATATATATGGGAAAGTTCCCAGTTATAAGCGATGATCTTCCAGATCCTGGATGTTAACTATGCCTATGATGCCGGCAGAGAGCCCCTGGTGCAGCTATTCGGCACCACGGCCGACGGGCAGAGCGTCACCATCAGGGTAGCGGGATTCCGGCCCTATTTTTATGCCAGAGCAGAGGAGGGCTGCCTGGAGAGTGCCATAGAAGGCCTGAGGGCAATGGGCCTGGAGGTGGAGGAGATAGAGCGCTTCGAGCCCATAGGTTATCAGAGGCAGCCCGAGAGGATGCTCTGCATCACCACCACTGACCCCAAGGAGGTGAGAGGCCTAAGGGAGAAGGTGCGCTCTCATCCAGACATCCGGGCGGTCTACGAGACGGACATCCTCTTCAAGAACAGATTTCTGATCGACAGATCTCTTGGTGGAATGAGATGGGTCGAGGTGGATGTGCCGGAGTGGACGCTGGACCAGAATTCTGGCTCGGTGCCCGGGGGAAGAAGCCTGCCCCCAGTGGGTGTAGCCTCCATCCGGCCAGTGGAGAACGAGGCCAATGCACCCCTGCGCCTGATGAGCTTTGATATCGAGTGCCTGCCCGACCACGGAGCAATGCCCAAGGCAGAGAGATCTCCAGTGATATTGATCAGCATGGCCTTCGAGCCTGAGTTTCAGGGCAACAAAGAGCTGGTGCTGGTGGGAAAGGAGATCGAATGCCCCCGACCGGACACCAGAGCCTGTCGGGATGAGTATGATCTGCTCGCTCAGTTCGCAGCCATAATCAGGGAGTACAATCCCGATATCATCGCTGGCTACAACTCCAATGAGTTCGATTTCCCCTATCTGCAGGAGAGGGCAAAACATCTTCAGCTCGATTTCAAAGTGGGAAGGGATGGCAGTTCCTGGTATATCAGAAAGATAGTCAACCGGAGCGATATCTCCATCACCGGACGGGTGGTGGTAGACCTATTGCCCATCATACGCTCCTCATTCAGCCTGAAGCAGTATACTCTGAGGAATGTGGCAGCAGAGCTTCTCCAACTGGAGAAGTACGATGTGAACCCCCAGGAGATCGAGGCCCTCTGGGCGGAGGATGGCAATGGGGAGGGGCTGAGACGGTTTATAAGCTACTCCCGCCGGGATGCCCTCCTCGCCCTCCGTCTGCTTTTGGACCTGCGGCTGATGAACAAGTACATCGCCCTCTCCCGCGCCAGCGGCTCGCTCTTGCAGGATGTAGTCAATGGCGGCCAGTCGGGGATGGTGGAGAGCCTCCTCTTGCGCCGCTTCCGGGAGACGTCGAGGGTAGTACCCCCCAAACCCGATTCCGATCTCTCGGGAGAGCGTTATGAGGAGAATGAGGAGCTTAAAGGAGGGGCAGTGCTGGTGCCTGAGAAGGGATTGGTGGAGGATGTGGTCATACTGGACTACAAGTCCCTTTATCCCACCATCATGATGGCTCATAACCTCTGCTACTCCACAGTGGTGCTGGCCGACTCCCCCGAAGAGGGCGAGATCATAACAGCACCCTCCGGCGGGAGGTTCGTATCCCCGGATGTATCGCCGGGGATCATGCCCGCAGTATTAAGAGAGCTGCTCGATCAGAGGACAGAGACCAAGGGGCTGATGAAGAAGGCAAGCGAAGAGGAGAGGCGATTCCTGGATGCCAAGCAGTATGCATTGAAGATCCTGCTGAACAGCTTCTATGGATATTCCGGTTATGCCCGGGCGAGGCTATACAGCCTGGCTCTGGCCAATGCAGTCACCTCCTTTGGCCGGGAGAACATCCTGAGAACGAAGAGGATCATCGATGAGATCGGATCGGTCTATATAGTGGAGGGTCAGGCGGTCTTCAAGGATGAGCTGGTGCTGGGGGCACAGACGGAAAAGGGATTCGATCTCAGTGTGGTCTATGGGGATACTGATAGCGTCTTCGTCCGTCTCCTTCCCCATAGCCAGCCGGTCTCGCTCGATGATGCCGGGCTGATCGGCAAGAGGATCGCCCAGATGGTCACATCCAGCCTGCCCCAACCAATGGAGCTGGTCTTTGAGGCTTTCGCCCGGAGGGGCATATTCCTGGCCAAGAAGCGGTATGCTCTCTGGATCTTCGAGCCGATGGGCGAGGGATGGCAGGATAGAATCAAGGTGCGGGGGATGGAGACTGTGCGGCGAGACTGGTGTGAGCTGACCTCAGGAACGCTCAAGACCTGCCTGGATCTGGTTCTCAGAGAGGGAAAGGTGGACGAGGCGGTAGAGCACATCAGATCGGTGGTGCTCAGGCTGCAGAACCTGGACCTATCCCAGGATCCGGGAATACTGGAGGAGCTGACCCTGACCAGGAGGTACACCAAGAGCACGGGCTCGTACAAGAACAAGCAGCCTCACATACAACTGGTGGAGAAGATGAGGGAGAGGGGGGGCAAGGTGCCCAATGTGGGGGACAGAGTGCCCTTTGTGATCACCCGGGGCAGAGGGGGGAGGAGGAACAGGAGGCTGTTCGTGGACCGGGCAGAGGATCCAGCCTATGTCCTGGAGAACAACATCCCCCTGGATACAGAGTATTATGTGGAAAAGCAGATTCTACCGCCTGTGCTGCGCATACTGGAGAGCTTCGGGGTGAGTAAGGACCGGCTCTGCTCCAGCCGGGCGCAGAGCAGCCTGTTCAGCTTCTCTGGCCACTGCAATAAGCCCTTGAAGCAGAAGTCTCTCTTCGACTTTTAGGGCTGCACTGGCTTTGTTATTGCTGCCTTCAATCATTCCATTCCAGTTCCAGGCGCTCAGAGTTCCTCTTCTATCCGCTTCAGCCCCCGGCCATTGATCGGTACAGGTGCCATGCACCCACTGCCACGAAGTTCACTGCCACTGCTCCCAGGATCAGGCCCATCACCCGGGTCAAGACCATTATCCCGGTGACGCCCAGCACCCGGTCGATGTAATCGGAGAACCTGAGGACGAAAAGGGTTGCAGTATAGGTTAGGGATACTCCCAGGATGACTATCGCCTTCTCAGCGATGCTTCCTGCCGATCCCATCAGCACCACCACTGTGGTTATCGCACCCGGTCCGGTCAGAAGGGGGGTGGCCAGGGGAAAGACGGAGATATCCTCCCTGTGATTGGCATCCTTCAGCTCCAGATCAGTGACCTTCTTCTGCTGGTGGACCCCGCGGAGCATGTCCATTGCCACCAGGAAGAGGAGAATTCCTCCTGCCACTGAGAGGCTGTCGATGGTGATCCCAAAGAGACGCAGCACCAGATCGCCTGCCAGGGCGAAGAGAATGGCGATGATGAAGGCGACCAGAGTGGCTCTCCTGTAGATGTGGCTCTTTTCCAGAGGGTTCATGCCAGCAGTCAGAGAGACATAGACCATGCTGGCCTCGATGGGATTGACTATCACAAAGACAGAGCTGAAGACGTACACGAAGTAGAGGAAGTGATTGCCCGATTCCATTTAATTATCCCTTTTCGCTATTTCTTCAACTGGCTGTCTCATATCTAACACTGGAGCTCTCCTTTAAATAAATCATCTCATGCCTCGGCTTGAGAAATGGCGTTTTATACCAAAAATGAGTTGGATGGCATGAAGGGCATAGCAGAAAGAGGATCCGTTCTCTTGATATTTGTGCTTGCATTCATCCCCTTATGAGCCCGGCAAACAGCGATATCATCGTCAATCCAGGGGAGGGCTGCAGGGGGATGGGCGGTCTGCGCCACCCCCTATTCGATTCCCAGCGGCTCCCGGTATAGATGAGTGCCTCAGCCCTCCTCGCTCTATGGGCCTGGCCTGCTCCCATGCAGCCTTCTGGCATGAGCTTTGCCCCTCAAAGCGAGGCGAGGCTGGCATATGCCGTGGCAGGCGTGTCATGATAAGCTCTCTCCAGCTCTGCCGGGCAGTGCCGGATAAAGCTCCTTTACAGCGGGAATTAATAAACCCCTGCAGTGTATATCATCCTCTCATGAGCGATACTAAGGCAAGGTCCAGCATCGGCCCGGGCATGGGCCTGATTCATCTGGAGACCGGGGTGCAGATCATCATACCCGCCCAGATTGAGGCAGAGAGGATTGTGGCAGCGACGGAAGCCCTATTGGGGGCGGTCAGGGACAATATCGGCGAGGGCATAGGCTGCTCGGATATCGCCTGGATGACAGCGACTGATGTCAATGCCATGCTCTTGGTGAGCATCGATATGGATGAGGGGCCAGCGGATGCAGTTGCTGCCCTTCATGCTGCTGCCGAGGCCTTCACAGAGAGGTCCGGCCAGGTGATATCACAGATGAAGGCAGATGCTGGAGAATGAGAGTCGCCCTATTGCAGCTCAACACCATTGTAGGAGATCTGGCCGGAAATAAGGATCTCATCGCCTGTGCTGTCCGCCGGGCACCGAAATTCGATCTGGCCGTCACCTCTGAGCTTGCCCTGCCTGGCTATCCCCCCTGCGATCTGCTTTTGAATGAGGAATTTGTGCAGCAGAGCTGGCAGGCACTGGGCGCTCTGGCGGAGGAGCTGACAGATCTCCCCCCCGTCCTGGTGGGCCTGGCCGAGCCCAACCCCGCTGGCCGGGGCCGGCTTCCCTTCAACTCCGCCGCCCTCATCCGGGGAGGCAGGGTAGAAGATACCTTTCAGAAGAGCACTCTCACTGGCAGCGATCTCTATCGGGAGGAGCGCTACTTCCAGCCGGGAGATGAGCCCGGCATCCTGCAGATCGGAGGGATGCATTTTGGGATACTCATAGGCGAGGCTCTGACAGGGCACAAAGAGAAGAGCAGCGCAGCTGGCTTCAGCCTCCTGCCCTCCCTCAAGGAGAAGGGAGCAGAAGCCATAATCAACATCTCAGCCTCGCCCTTCACAGCAGGGGGGCAGCTGCGCCGGCAAGAGCAGCTATCAGACCTGGCCGGGAGGTGCCGCCTTCCCCTGCTGTACATCAACCAGGTGGGAGGGAATGATGATCTGATATTCGACGGCAGAAGCTGCTTTTTTGACTCGAAAGGGAAGTTGGCCGCCCGGGGGAGTGGCTTTGAGGAGGATATCCTGCTTGTAGATCTCGACCGGCCAGGGGGAAGGATAGCCGGAGACGATCTCACCCCCGAGGCAGAGATCTGGAGGGGCCTGGTCTTGGGGACGAGGGATTATGTACGCAAGTGCGGCTTCTTCCGGGCTCTTCTCGGCCTATCGGGAGGGATCGACTCTGCCCTGGTGGCAGCCATCGCCGCCTCTGCCCTGGGCCCGGAGAACGTCCTGGGGGTTATCATGCCCTCGCCCTATACCAGCCAGAGGAGCATCGATGATGCCATAGCCCTGGCGGACGGCCTGAGAATCGAGAGGATCACCATCCCCATCACTGCCATCATGGATTCCTATGAGAGGGAGCTGGCAGATCATTTCCTCGGCCGGCCGAAGGATGTCACCGAGGAGAACATCCAGGCCCGCATCCGCTCCAACATTCTTATGGCCCTGTCCAATAAATACGGCTCCATTCTCCTTGCCACCGGGAACCGCTCAGAGCTCTCTGTGGGCTACTGCACCATCTATGGCGATATGGCCGGCGGGCTAGCGGTCATCTCCGACCTGCCCAAGGGGATGGTCTACAGGATGGCTGAGTGGCTCAACACCACCACCGGCAGATCTGTCATTCCCCCAAGCATCATAGACAAGCCCCCCTCAGCAGAGCTCCGCCCCGGTCAGACCGATCAGGATAGCCTCCCCCCTTATCCAGTCCTGGACGAGATCCTCAAGCGGTATATCGATGAGCATCAGTCGCGGGCGGATCTGCTTGCCGCCGGGTTTGATGAGGCGGTGGTGGACCAGGTCATCTCCCTGATCGGAAAAGCTCAATTCAAGAGGCTTCAGGCTCCACCCGGCCTGAAGGTGATCGATAGCAGCTTTGGAAGGGGCTGGAGGATGCCTGTGGCCTGCCGGACCGGCCGGTCAGGGGCGGTGAGGGAGGAGGGGAGGGGGGCATAGAGCGACGGGGGGATGGTGGCGCAGGATCTCGGAGCAGAAAGTGATTTTAAATAGATCCAGGCGGAAGATGGTACATGCTATGAGAGATGATATCGACAGGAAACGTACTCAGCGCAGGCCAGCCGCCTTCAAGGCCGGAATGCTGCTGGCTGGCATTTATCTCTCTCTTCTTCTTTTCTCTCCCCTCCTTTTCCCTTCCCTTTTCTCCCCCTCTCTGGGAATGGAGAGTACGCCCATACAGGATAGCCTCATTCTCAATGTCTATCTGGATCCTGCGGGAAAGGCCCTGCTGACAGGCTATGCTGATAACATCTCCGGCATTGAGTCTCTTGCCGGCTCGGAGTACCAGTATGAGAACGATACTGGCAGGCTTTATGCCCTCACCGACGGCCTGACAGCAAAGTCCGGCCAGCTTTGGACTTTGAACTTCGGTGCCACTGGCACCTTCGAGGACTGCAGGATCACCTTTTATCTGCCCGGGGATATCCGCCTGGGAGCTATCAACAGCTCTACTGGCCTGCAGTATCATCTCTCAGCCTTCAATGGTTCTCTGGTGGCGGATGTGCAGGGCTATGAGGTTCAGAACCCCCGGATATCCATTCAATATCAGCAACCTCTGGCCAATGGATCAGCCCCCATTCCCTCCTCCGCCCTTCCTCCCCGCCCTTCTCCGGGCGATTCCAGCATCGATCTTGATCTCATCCTCTTCTTGGCAGGAGCATTCATTCTGGCCATGGGATCCGCTCTGGGGATGATCCTCTGGAGGCACAGATTCCCTCTGCCCGACAGCTCCTCATCTCCGGAGAGGGATGTGCAGCCGAAGGCCGATGGGATCATCTCTTCCTCCCCGCTTATGAGCCATTTTGAGGCTGGTGATGAGGGGTCTGGTGATGAGAGGGATGGGGATGAGGCGGCTGGGGATGAGAGGGCCAGACTCCCTGTCAGTCCAGACTCATCCAATCCAGATCCATCCAATCCGGCTGCATCCGGAGAAGAGGGCACTGGTGCTCTCCTCTCCCCTCTCGCCCATGTACCGGCAGACGCAGATGACAGGCACCTTCCCACCACCGCCTCTCTCTCCTCCTCCGCCGATAGCCCCGCGGACGGCAGCAGCAGCAGCCATTCTGACTCTGGCCCGGATCAAGCCGCTGCTGGGAGCGCTGCTGGGAGCGCGA
Coding sequences within:
- a CDS encoding TIGR00300 family protein, which encodes MEGHLIDSQMLTKVLDRIMDMGGEFEIKTFRIGEKKNDTSYVQITVTGEDSLHLERILLELNALGARLLEMEDVRSQIAPGDMVVPRGFYTTTNHPTYVRYHGIWVEVEANHMDGIIVLHNGRAVCTPIGHIKKGDRVVIGTTGVKVVPPERPRERSFFGFMSNEVSSERPSGELICQLAQEIIRTKREGGKIAVVCGPALVHTGAAPSLAKLIREGYVDVLLAGNAVAVHDVERQLFGTSLGMDCSGNATSGGHRNHLYAISEIMASGSIKKAIEEGKLKGGIMYEAITRGIEFVLAGSIRDDGPLPEVITDTIKAKDAMERALQGVNMTLMLGTMLHSIAVGNLLPSYVKTICVDINPSTVTKLMDRGSAQAIGLVTDIGIFLPQLTGEIQEQKKLAVQAV
- a CDS encoding MarC family protein, with amino-acid sequence MESGNHFLYFVYVFSSVFVIVNPIEASMVYVSLTAGMNPLEKSHIYRRATLVAFIIAILFALAGDLVLRLFGITIDSLSVAGGILLFLVAMDMLRGVHQQKKVTDLELKDANHREDISVFPLATPLLTGPGAITTVVVLMGSAGSIAEKAIVILGVSLTYTATLFVLRFSDYIDRVLGVTGIMVLTRVMGLILGAVAVNFVAVGAWHLYRSMAGG
- a CDS encoding DNA-directed DNA polymerase, which produces MIFQILDVNYAYDAGREPLVQLFGTTADGQSVTIRVAGFRPYFYARAEEGCLESAIEGLRAMGLEVEEIERFEPIGYQRQPERMLCITTTDPKEVRGLREKVRSHPDIRAVYETDILFKNRFLIDRSLGGMRWVEVDVPEWTLDQNSGSVPGGRSLPPVGVASIRPVENEANAPLRLMSFDIECLPDHGAMPKAERSPVILISMAFEPEFQGNKELVLVGKEIECPRPDTRACRDEYDLLAQFAAIIREYNPDIIAGYNSNEFDFPYLQERAKHLQLDFKVGRDGSSWYIRKIVNRSDISITGRVVVDLLPIIRSSFSLKQYTLRNVAAELLQLEKYDVNPQEIEALWAEDGNGEGLRRFISYSRRDALLALRLLLDLRLMNKYIALSRASGSLLQDVVNGGQSGMVESLLLRRFRETSRVVPPKPDSDLSGERYEENEELKGGAVLVPEKGLVEDVVILDYKSLYPTIMMAHNLCYSTVVLADSPEEGEIITAPSGGRFVSPDVSPGIMPAVLRELLDQRTETKGLMKKASEEERRFLDAKQYALKILLNSFYGYSGYARARLYSLALANAVTSFGRENILRTKRIIDEIGSVYIVEGQAVFKDELVLGAQTEKGFDLSVVYGDTDSVFVRLLPHSQPVSLDDAGLIGKRIAQMVTSSLPQPMELVFEAFARRGIFLAKKRYALWIFEPMGEGWQDRIKVRGMETVRRDWCELTSGTLKTCLDLVLREGKVDEAVEHIRSVVLRLQNLDLSQDPGILEELTLTRRYTKSTGSYKNKQPHIQLVEKMRERGGKVPNVGDRVPFVITRGRGGRRNRRLFVDRAEDPAYVLENNIPLDTEYYVEKQILPPVLRILESFGVSKDRLCSSRAQSSLFSFSGHCNKPLKQKSLFDF
- a CDS encoding NAD+ synthase: MRVALLQLNTIVGDLAGNKDLIACAVRRAPKFDLAVTSELALPGYPPCDLLLNEEFVQQSWQALGALAEELTDLPPVLVGLAEPNPAGRGRLPFNSAALIRGGRVEDTFQKSTLTGSDLYREERYFQPGDEPGILQIGGMHFGILIGEALTGHKEKSSAAGFSLLPSLKEKGAEAIINISASPFTAGGQLRRQEQLSDLAGRCRLPLLYINQVGGNDDLIFDGRSCFFDSKGKLAARGSGFEEDILLVDLDRPGGRIAGDDLTPEAEIWRGLVLGTRDYVRKCGFFRALLGLSGGIDSALVAAIAASALGPENVLGVIMPSPYTSQRSIDDAIALADGLRIERITIPITAIMDSYERELADHFLGRPKDVTEENIQARIRSNILMALSNKYGSILLATGNRSELSVGYCTIYGDMAGGLAVISDLPKGMVYRMAEWLNTTTGRSVIPPSIIDKPPSAELRPGQTDQDSLPPYPVLDEILKRYIDEHQSRADLLAAGFDEAVVDQVISLIGKAQFKRLQAPPGLKVIDSSFGRGWRMPVACRTGRSGAVREEGRGA
- a CDS encoding TATA-box-binding protein, with translation MESTINIENVVASTKLAEVFDLHKIEAELEGAEYNKEKFPGLVYRVKSPRAAFLIFTSGKVVCTGAKNVEDVRTVITNMAQTLKSIGFENIDLEPEIHVQNIVASADLKTDLNLNAIALGLGLENIEYEPEQFPGLVYRIKAPKVVVLIFSSGKLVVTGGKSPEECEEGVKIVREQLENMGLL